Within the Pengzhenrongella sicca genome, the region CAGCATGCCGGCGACGAACGCGTCCCCGGCGCCGTTCGTGTCGACCACCCAGGTGGCGGTCGTGGCCGGCACCTCGAGCCAGCCCTCGGTCCGGCCGAGGGCGAGCGCCCCGCGCGCGCCGCGCGTGCACACCGCCCACCGCGCGCCGGCCGCGACGGCGTCGGTCAGGAATGCGCGCGGGTCCGCGAGGCGGTCGGCGCTCACGACGACGACGTCGGCGGCCGCCAGGAAGTCCCGATGGAACGCCGCGTGCCCGTCGTAGTCGTGCAGGTCGCACCACACCGGAACCCCGGCCGTCCGGGCGAGGTCCAGGTACCGGCGGGACGCGTCGCTGAGGTCGACAACGGCGACCTCGCAGCGGGCGAGGTCCGCCGCGGCGGACGCGGGCACCTCGTCCGGGGCCCTCGGGACGTCCAGGTAGATCGACACGCGCTCGCCGCCGGCGGCCATCAGGTTGAGGTGCCGCTCGGTCGGCCCCGGCACGACCGTCGCCTCGAGGCGCAGGCGTGGCTCGGCGAGCTCGGCGCGCACGCGCGTGCCGGCGTCGTCGTCGCCGAGCACCGTGTGCAGCGCGACGTCGACGCCCAGCCGCGCCAGTGCGAGCGCCTTGCCGGCCGACGTCCCCCCGAGCGTGTCCCGGTGGTCGGACGCGAACAGCGTCTGCGAGCGGGGCTCGGGCAGGGCGGCGACCGTGACGATCGCGTTCCAGGACACCGGGCCGGCGACGAGAACTGAGGGCATGAGACGCGACGCTAGCGCTGCACCGGGCGCTGGCCTACGCGGGTGTGGTCGGCCACGATGGGCTCGGGCGGCAGCCCGGACCCGTTCGCGAGAGATGGAGCGACTTGATGGACACCCCAGGTATCGATCCCCACGTCGCGCCGAGCGGGCCCGGGTGCGCGGCCTGCGAGGAGCTCGGCGGTTGGTGGTTCCACCTGCGCCGATGCGCGCAGTGCGGGCTGGTCGGGTGCTGCGACTCGTCGCCGGCCCAGCACGCCAGCCGGCACGCCCGGGAGCAGGGTCATCCGTGGATCCGCTCGTACGAGCCCGGCGAGACGTGGTTCTACAGCTACCCCGACGACGCGATGTCCGAGGGGCCTGAGCTCGCCGCGCCGCTGCACCACCCGGTTGGTCAGGCGTCGCCGGGACCGCTGGGGCGCGTGCCCGACGACTGGCGCCAGCGCCTGAACCGGTGACCGCGGCGGGCGACGGCTCGTCAGAGCAGGGCCTCCTCCGCCGCGCGATGCGCCCAGGCCCCGAACGGCTCGACGCCGGTCGGGGTGCTCTCGCGGTCGGCGACGTAGCGGCGCACGACGCGCTCGACGTACTCGGGCACGCCGTCGGCGGTGACCTTGAGGCCGCGCACGGTGCGCCCGAGCCCGGCCTCGTCGCGGTCCGGCGAGGCGAGCCCGCCGCCCAGGTGCACCTGGTAGCCGGGCACCTGCGCGCCGTCGTCGTCCATGACCAGCTGGCCCTTGAGGCCGATGTCCGCGGTCTGGATGCGCGCGCACGAGTTCGGGCACCCGTTGATGTGCAGGCTGATCGGGGCGAGGCCCGGCTGGTCCATCAGGCGCTCGTCGAGCGAGTCGATCGCGCGGATCGCGGTCGCTTTGGTCTCGACGATCGCGAACTTGCAGAACTCGATGCCCGTGCACGCGATCGTGGACTGCCGGAACGGGCTCGGCTCGGCCTCGAGCCCGTGCGCTCGCAGCCCCGTGACGACGGCGGCGACCTGGTCGGCGGGCACGTCCAGGACGAGGAGCTTCTGGTAGGGCGTCAGCCGGATGCGGTGCGACCCGGCGGCGTCGGCGAGCTCGGCCACGGCGGTCAGCGCCGGTCCGGACACGCGGCCGACGTAGGGCGCGGCCCCGACGTAGAACCGGCCGTCCTTCTGCGCGTGCACCCCGACGTGGTCGCCCGCGCGCGTCGGTCGCGGCGGCGGGGGACCGTCTGGCAGCTCGTACCCGAGGAACTCGTCCTGCAGCACGGTGCGGAACCACGCGGCGCCCCAGTCGGCGAGCAGGAACTTCAGCCGCGCCTTGGTGCGCAGCCGCCGGTAGCCGTAGTCGCGAAACAGGGAGGTGATCGCGCCCCAGACGTCCGGGACCTGCTCCTCGCGCACGAACGCGCCGAGCCGCTCGCCCAGGCGCGGGGCGACGCTCAGCGCGCCACCCACCCACAGGTCGAAGCCCGGGCCGAGCTCGGGATGGTTCACGGCCACGAAGGCGATGTCGTTGATCTGGTGCTGGACGTCCTGGCTCGGGTGGCCGGTGATCGCCGTCTTGAACTTGCGGGGGAGGTTGGCGAGCTCGGGGTCGCCGAGGTAGCGGCGGGCGATCTCCCCGATCGCCCAGGTGGGGTCGAGGATCTCGTCGGCGGCGATGCCCGCGACCGGGCTGCCCAGGATCACGCGCGGCACGTCGCCCGCCGTCTCGGTGGTGCTCAGGCCGACGGCCTCGAGGCGGCGCCAGATCTCGGGCACGTCCTCGACCCGGATCCAGTGGATCTGGATGTTCTGCCGGTCGGTGATGTCGGCGGTGCCGCGGCCGAACTCGGTCGAGATCGCCCCGATCGTGCGCAGCTGCTCGGTGGTCAGCGCGCCGCCGTCGATCCGGACCCGGAGCATGAAGTACCGGTCCTCGAGCTCGTGCGGCTCGAGCGTCGCGGTCCGCCCGCCGTCGATCCCCGGCTTGCGCTGCGTGTACAGGCCCCACCAGCGCAGCCGACCCCGCAGGTCGTCGGCCGGGATCGAGTCGAAGCCGCCCGCGGCGTAGACGTTCTCGATCCGGTCCCGGACGTTCAGGCCGTTGTCGGCGGCCTTGACCACCTCGTTCGGGTTCAGGGGTGCGTGGCCGTCGACCGCCCACTGGCCATTCGGCCGGGACGCGCGCGCGGGGGTGCTGGGCAGGGTCATGGGAGGTCCTCGGGGGTCGAGCGCAGGCGTTGAGCAGAAGTGGGGTTCGGGTTCGGCCGACGGCGGCGGACCCGGACGTGACGCGAGGGTCAGCGCCGACACCAGGCGCGGCGCTGGCGGGCGCTCGTGCTGGGGGCGTGCAACGCGCTCGGTCGACTGCTCACCCCGTGAGGTTAGGCGCACCGTCCAGATCGCGGTGCGCGTGGCCGCCTCGTGGGACGGTCCGGCCGCGCGCGGCGCGTCGTCGTCCTGGGCCCCCGCGTCAGGTTAGTCTTGACGCATGACGACAACGGAGCCGTTCTCAGACACCACCACCGTTCCCGAAAGCCACGTGCGCGCGATCGGGGCCGCGCGCGATGCGCTGCAGGCCGCGGAGCTGCACATGCGCCAGGCCGTGCACGAGGCGCGACGCCAGGGTGTGACCTGGCAGCAGGTCGGCGACACGCTCGGCACGACGCGGCAGGCCGCGCAGGAGCGCTTCCGCGACCTGTAGCCGCAGCCACCGCTCGGCCCGCTGAACGCGGGCGTGTAGCGAGCACGGCTGACGAGAGTAGGGCTGGCGCGTCGCCACCCGGCAGTGCCATCGTGCGGAGGGTCAGACGAATCCGCCGTCCCGGAGGCGACGATGTCCACTCCCGAGCAAGCCGCCGCCGCGCAGCTGCGCAACATCGAGCAGGCGACCGGGCGCAGCGTCGCCGACTGGGCCGCCGCGGCCTCCGCCGCCGGCCTCGAACGACACGGCGAGATCCTCGCCTGGCTCAAGGCGGAACACGGCCTGACGCACGGCAACGCGAACGGGCTCGCGCTCGCCGTGCGGGCCGCCGCGGCCGGCGGGCCCGCGTCGCCGGACGCCCTCCTGGACGCGCAGTACGCCAAGGGCAAGGCGGCGCTGCGACCGATCTGCGACCTGGTCGTCGCGACCGCGCGCGGCCTGGGTGACGACGTGAGCGTCGTCGTGCAGAAGTCGGCCGTGAGCCTGCGTCGGGGCAGACAGTTCGCGCTGGTCGAGGCGCCGTCGGCGGCCCGGGTCCGCCTCGGCTTCAACCTCAAAGGAGCCGAGCCCGCGGGTCGGGTCGTCGCGACCACCGGGATGTGCACGCACTCGGTCGATCTGACGGGCCCCGCGAACGTCGACGACGAGGTCCGCGCTTGGCTCACGCGCGCGTACGACGCGCGGGCGTAGGGCTCGACGACGGTGCGGCGACACTCGGTCACCTCGGCGTCACCGCGCGCGTCAGGTGAGTGTGCGGCGATGAGTCGTTGTGCCCGCACCGGTCGAGCTTTGCAAGGCTGAACCCGCCGAGTCCGCAAGGAGCGTCTCCATGACCACCGTCCAGACGGCACCGAACGCCGCGACCCCCGACGACCTCCGCCGGCGCCTCGCCGGCCGGGTGATCGACCCCGGCGACCCCGACTACGACACGCTTCGCGCGATGCCGACGGGCGGTGTCGACGCGCGACCGGCGATGATCGCGAGGCCCGTGAGCGACGCCGACGTCGCGGAGGTCATCCGGTTCGCCCGCGCGTCCGGCCTCGCCCTTGCCGTCCGCAGCGGCGGGCACAGCGGCGCCGCCCACAGCACCGCCGAGGGCGGCCTCGTCCTCGACCTGCGGGACCTGACGGCCGTCGAGATCGATCCGGGCGACCGGACGGTCTGGGCGGAGGCGGGCCTCACCGCGCGCGAGCTGACGGCAGCGGTCGCGGCGCACGGGCTCGTCATCGGGTTCGGCGATACCGGCTCGGTCGGAATCTCGGGGATCACGCTCGGTGGCGGGGTCGGGTTCCTCTCGCGCCTGCACGGCCTGACGATCGACAACCTGATCGCGGCCGACGTCGTGACCGCCGACGGCCGGGTGCTCCGGGTGCACGAGCACGCGCACCCCGAGCTCTTCTGGGCGCTGCGCGGCGGCGGCGGCAACTTCGGGGTCGTGACGCGGTTCCGTTACCGGCTGCGCGCGCTCACCGACGTCGTCGGCGGGATGCTCCTGCTGCCCGCGACGGCGCAGACGGTCGCCGGGTTCGTCGCCGCGGCGCAGGCCGCGCCGCGAGAGCTGACCACGATCGCCAACGTGATGCCGTGCCCTCCGCTGCCATTCGTGCCGGCCGAGCAGCATGGCCAGCTGGTCCTGATGGGGCTGCTCTGCTTCGCCGGGAGCGCCGCCGACGCCGAGTGGGCGCTCGCGCCGTTCCGCACGCTCGCCGACCCGCTGGCCGACCTGCTGCGTCCGCAGCCGTACCCCGAGCTGTTCGGGCCGGAACCGGACGGCCCCCGCCCGACCGCCGTCGTCCGGACGATGTTCGTCGACGAGGTCGGGCCCGAGCGCGCGGCGACGGTGGTCGACCGCCTGCGGACGAGCGACGCCGCGATGCGGGTCGCGCAGTTCCGCGTGCTCGGGGGAGCGATCGCCCAGGTCGGCGCGGGGGACACCGCCTATGCGCACCGGTCGAGCCAGATCATGGTGAATGTCGCCGCGGTCTACGACGGCGCGACCGAGCGCGCCGCGCGCACCGCGTGGGTCCAGGAGGTCGCCGGCCAGCTCGACCAGGGCGACCCCGGGGCGTACGTGAACTTCCTCGGCGACGAGGGACCGGACCGGGTGCGGGCCGCGTATCCGGGCAGCACGTGGGACCGGCTGGCGGCTGTGAAGGCGACCTACGATCCGACGAACCTCTTCCGGCGCAACCAGAACGTCCCGCCGCCCACGTCCGAACCGGGCGACTGACCCGCAGGCTGTGGGGTGCGGCGCCGACGTCGGCGCGGCTGTGGTGCGCGGCCGGCTGGGCTGCGCGGCCGGCGGCCGTCAGTCGGTCGCCTTCTGCACCGCCAGGTCGGTGGCGGCGTGGATCGCCGACGCCGGGCAGTCCGGGTCGCGGACGACCAGCACCAACGAGTCGTCCTGCGACACGTAGAGGCATGTGCACCTCGTCATGGCAATTCTCCGCTCCGAGCCAGTGCCGGTGCAGCGATCCACTCGGCGGCAGGGTCGCCGCGTGCGGTGCCCGGGGGGCGCACGCGCAATGGCGCACGCCCCCCGGGCCCGAATCAGTACCGAATCAGCGCCGCTGGGTCGGAACGGCCTCGAGCAGCTCCCGGACTTCTTCTTCGAGGAAGCGGCGGTGCCCGCCGAGCGTCCTCACCGCGGTGATCTTGCCGCTGTTGGCCCAGCGGGTGACGGTCTTGGGGTCGACCCGGAACATCGTGGCCACCTCGCCCGGCGTGAGCAGCGGGGTGACGTTCAACGTGGACTTGTGCATGGTGGCTTCCTCCATAGTCGTTCGGTAGCTGGGCTACCCCTTCTGGGCCCCTGGCTTTGCGTCCCCGCCTTCCGACGGGTTTGCTCTTGTCGCTGACCTGAAGCGCGGAATCCGACTTACCGGCGTCCGCGCCTTGCTCTACTCATCGGCGGCATACCGGACACCTTGAGGTCCAGTGAGTGTGATCTACCTCACACTGGCGGTGACCTGCCGCCCGACGGGTAGCCTGCCTGCGCATGTCCGTACCCGAGTCGATCCCCGCGCCCCTGCGCCCCATGCTCCGCCACGACCTGACCGCGGCGATCAAGGCCCGCGACGCCGTCGCCGTCGCCGCGGTGCGGGCGCTGCTCGCCGCGATCGATGACGCCGAGGCCGCCGCCCCCGGGCGCGCCGACCCCGACGACGCGAGCGAGCACGTGGCCGGCGCGAGCGCGGGCATCGGCCGCAGCGAGGTCGCGCGCAACGCCCTGACCGACGCCGCACTCGGTGCGCTGGTCCGGGCCGAGGTCGCGCAGTGGAGGTCGTCCGCGCAGGAGTACGCGGACCTCGGCCGCGTCGACGCCGCGGCGCGCCTTCGCGCGCAGGCCGACGTCGCGGCTCGCTACGCGGGCCCGCCGTGACCGCCCAGCGCTGCCCGTGCCTGAGCGGGCTGAGTTACGCCGAGTGCTGCGAGCCGCTGCATCGGGCCGAGCGGGCGGCGCCGACCGCCGAGCGGCTCATGCGGTCCCGGTTCAGCGCGTTCGCCGTCGGCGACGCCGGCTACCTCCGGCGCACCTGGCACCGCTCGACCCGCCCGCCGACCCTGACCCTCGACGCGGGCGTGCGGTGGTACCGGCTGGACGTCCTGGCCACCGTGCGCGGGGGCTCCGCCGACGCCGACGGCACGGTCGAGTTCAGCGCGTTCTACCGCTCCGCCGACGGTGCAGGAGTTCAGCACGAGGTGAGCCGCTTCGTGCGCGCCGCCGGGGAGTGGGTCTACCTGGACGCGATCGGCTGACGTCCGCCGCGCGGTCGGGGCGCCACCGTGCCAAGGTCGGGAGGATGAATCACGAGACGGTCATGGCCTGGGTCGCGGCGTACGAGCGGTCGTGGCGCGACCAGGACGACGCCGGGGTGGGCGAGCTGTTCAGCGACGAGGCGTCGTACCTGCTCTCCCCGTACGAGCCCCCGCTGGTCGGCCTCGCCGCCATCCGCGACTTCTGGGTCGACACCGAGGGCGATGAGTTCACGTTGAGCGCCGAGGTCGTCGCGGTCGACGGCGCCGTCGCCGTCGTGCGTGCGCTGGTGCGCTACGGCGGTGATTCGCCGCAGGAGTACACGGACCTCTGGGTGCTCCGGTTCGCGTCCGACGGGCGCGTCGAGCACTTCGAGGAATGGGCCTACTGGCCGGGCAAGTCGTACACGGCCGAGACCGCCGACGTCGGTGCCGACGCCGACGCCACCTCCGACACCGGCCCCGACAGCAACGACTGAGCCGTGCCGCCCGTGTCCGACGCCGCCGCACCGTTCCCCACCGTGCGCCAGGTCGTGCTCGACGGCACCGACGCGCGCGCGCTCGCCGAGTTCTACCGGGAGCTGCTGGGGCTGACGTACCGCCCCGGCGACGAGCGCCCGCCCGCCGGCGAGCCGGACCCGCTCGGGGCGGACTGGCTGGTGCTGGAGGTCCCCGGGGGCGGCCGCCTCGCGTTCCAGCAGGTCCCCGTCCTGCCTCCCGCCACCTGGCCGGAGGGTCCCCGACCCCAGATGCTGCACCTCGACCTCACCGTGGTGAGCCGGGCCGAGCTCGACCGCCACCACGCCAGCGCGCTCGAGCTGGGGGCCCGGCTGCTGCAGGACCGCGCGAGCGACCCCGACGAGCCCCTGCGGGTCTACGCCGACCCCGCCGGCCATCCCTTCTGCCTCTTCTTCGACCAGTCCCTAGCCACCGTCCCCGCGCCTAAGGCGCCTTAGGCGCGGCACGCGACCCCGGCGCCGAGAGTCGGGGCGACCGACCGATCCGGGCCCGCCCACCTCAGCGGCACCGTGAGTCGTGCGAGCAGATCCGCTCGCGGGCACCGGGAGGGCGAGATGGACATCATGGCGTGGGGACCAGGCCTGGACTACGAGCTCGAGTACCGCCGCGCGCGGCTCGGCGCGATCTGGGGGCGCCCCCTCTGGACACGTCGCCGGGCGGGGCTGCCAGGATCGGGGGCATGGCCCGCAGCATGACGACGACCCCCTTCGTGGCGCGCGAGACCCAGGTGGCCGCGCTCACGGCCGCGCTGGCGCGCGCGGCAGCGGGCCAGCCCGGCGCCGTGCTCGTGGGCGCCGACGCGGGCGTCGGCAAGACGCGGCTCCTCGGGCACGTCGCCGAGCTCGCCGGCCGGTCGGGGGCGACGGCCGTGACGGCGCACTGCGTCGACCTCGGCGAGGTCGGGCTGCCGTATTTGCCGTTCGCGGAGGCGCTCACGCAGCTCCGGTCGCGCGCGGAGGTGGTCGACCGGGTCATCGCGGCCCGGCCCGCCCTCGGCCTGCTGCTGCCGTCGGACGGCGACGACGGGTCGGCCCGCATGGAGGACCAGGCGGGCCGCCTCCAGCTGTTCGACGCGATCGCGGCGGCGCT harbors:
- a CDS encoding nuclear transport factor 2 family protein, with amino-acid sequence MNHETVMAWVAAYERSWRDQDDAGVGELFSDEASYLLSPYEPPLVGLAAIRDFWVDTEGDEFTLSAEVVAVDGAVAVVRALVRYGGDSPQEYTDLWVLRFASDGRVEHFEEWAYWPGKSYTAETADVGADADATSDTGPDSND
- a CDS encoding carbohydrate kinase family protein, which translates into the protein MPSVLVAGPVSWNAIVTVAALPEPRSQTLFASDHRDTLGGTSAGKALALARLGVDVALHTVLGDDDAGTRVRAELAEPRLRLEATVVPGPTERHLNLMAAGGERVSIYLDVPRAPDEVPASAAADLARCEVAVVDLSDASRRYLDLARTAGVPVWCDLHDYDGHAAFHRDFLAAADVVVVSADRLADPRAFLTDAVAAGARWAVCTRGARGALALGRTEGWLEVPATTATWVVDTNGAGDAFVAGMLLGHLERRPLAHCLRLGAAAGALAVASAALVSTDLTADAVRRIAGLASDTGADQPE
- a CDS encoding YchJ family protein — encoded protein: MTAQRCPCLSGLSYAECCEPLHRAERAAPTAERLMRSRFSAFAVGDAGYLRRTWHRSTRPPTLTLDAGVRWYRLDVLATVRGGSADADGTVEFSAFYRSADGAGVQHEVSRFVRAAGEWVYLDAIG
- a CDS encoding FAD-binding oxidoreductase, which gives rise to MTTVQTAPNAATPDDLRRRLAGRVIDPGDPDYDTLRAMPTGGVDARPAMIARPVSDADVAEVIRFARASGLALAVRSGGHSGAAHSTAEGGLVLDLRDLTAVEIDPGDRTVWAEAGLTARELTAAVAAHGLVIGFGDTGSVGISGITLGGGVGFLSRLHGLTIDNLIAADVVTADGRVLRVHEHAHPELFWALRGGGGNFGVVTRFRYRLRALTDVVGGMLLLPATAQTVAGFVAAAQAAPRELTTIANVMPCPPLPFVPAEQHGQLVLMGLLCFAGSAADAEWALAPFRTLADPLADLLRPQPYPELFGPEPDGPRPTAVVRTMFVDEVGPERAATVVDRLRTSDAAMRVAQFRVLGGAIAQVGAGDTAYAHRSSQIMVNVAAVYDGATERAARTAWVQEVAGQLDQGDPGAYVNFLGDEGPDRVRAAYPGSTWDRLAAVKATYDPTNLFRRNQNVPPPTSEPGD
- a CDS encoding nitrite/sulfite reductase is translated as MTLPSTPARASRPNGQWAVDGHAPLNPNEVVKAADNGLNVRDRIENVYAAGGFDSIPADDLRGRLRWWGLYTQRKPGIDGGRTATLEPHELEDRYFMLRVRIDGGALTTEQLRTIGAISTEFGRGTADITDRQNIQIHWIRVEDVPEIWRRLEAVGLSTTETAGDVPRVILGSPVAGIAADEILDPTWAIGEIARRYLGDPELANLPRKFKTAITGHPSQDVQHQINDIAFVAVNHPELGPGFDLWVGGALSVAPRLGERLGAFVREEQVPDVWGAITSLFRDYGYRRLRTKARLKFLLADWGAAWFRTVLQDEFLGYELPDGPPPPRPTRAGDHVGVHAQKDGRFYVGAAPYVGRVSGPALTAVAELADAAGSHRIRLTPYQKLLVLDVPADQVAAVVTGLRAHGLEAEPSPFRQSTIACTGIEFCKFAIVETKATAIRAIDSLDERLMDQPGLAPISLHINGCPNSCARIQTADIGLKGQLVMDDDGAQVPGYQVHLGGGLASPDRDEAGLGRTVRGLKVTADGVPEYVERVVRRYVADRESTPTGVEPFGAWAHRAAEEALL
- a CDS encoding UBP-type zinc finger domain-containing protein is translated as MDTPGIDPHVAPSGPGCAACEELGGWWFHLRRCAQCGLVGCCDSSPAQHASRHAREQGHPWIRSYEPGETWFYSYPDDAMSEGPELAAPLHHPVGQASPGPLGRVPDDWRQRLNR
- a CDS encoding DUF4287 domain-containing protein, which gives rise to MSTPEQAAAAQLRNIEQATGRSVADWAAAASAAGLERHGEILAWLKAEHGLTHGNANGLALAVRAAAAGGPASPDALLDAQYAKGKAALRPICDLVVATARGLGDDVSVVVQKSAVSLRRGRQFALVEAPSAARVRLGFNLKGAEPAGRVVATTGMCTHSVDLTGPANVDDEVRAWLTRAYDARA
- a CDS encoding BldC family transcriptional regulator; its protein translation is MHKSTLNVTPLLTPGEVATMFRVDPKTVTRWANSGKITAVRTLGGHRRFLEEEVRELLEAVPTQRR
- a CDS encoding VOC family protein, with translation MPPVSDAAAPFPTVRQVVLDGTDARALAEFYRELLGLTYRPGDERPPAGEPDPLGADWLVLEVPGGGRLAFQQVPVLPPATWPEGPRPQMLHLDLTVVSRAELDRHHASALELGARLLQDRASDPDEPLRVYADPAGHPFCLFFDQSLATVPAPKAP